The following are from one region of the Bactrocera oleae isolate idBacOlea1 chromosome 6, idBacOlea1, whole genome shotgun sequence genome:
- the LOC106623608 gene encoding probable cytochrome P450 28d1 isoform X1, translating into MLETWLITLTLAGIIGGLIYSFLTWNLNYWEKRGIKQAKSYTLVGSFPSTFSHQRNIAYDFDDIYRAYKQDENFVGVLMMRTPKLLVLNPALVQKIFVSDFQNFHDNEISQKVDEKSDFIFANNPFVLTGYEWKERRVEIIPAMTPNRIKVVYPITLDVCQRLIRYIKEQTKIKPTEGVDATELFLRYTSEVVNECILGIRANSFSDELSPIYANTKKLFNQTYIFRLYQLLTGFFPAVQHFYKMRFFTKDVENFFIDLTQKTIDLRHKQNMDRADFINYMLQLQQKRNLSTPELTSHVMTYITDGFLTTTTAITHCLLLLARYEDKQSQLRQEIAENLDEHGNLSFEVLSDMTYLDACLHEALRIFSPILFNKKLCTNSCELVNKNGSILKVEKNDVILIPAYSLHHDESIYEEPELFKPERFLPENGGLKSYRDRGVFLAFGDGPRVCLGMRFALTQSKAAIAEIVRNFVIKPNPKTRSDNTLTKDSFFGSLEGGVWLDFESIDSK; encoded by the exons ATGCTTGAGACTTGGTTGATAACCTTGACACTAGCAGGTATTATAGGTGGACTCATATACAGTTTTCTAACATGGAACTTAAATTACTGGGAAAAGCGTGGCATAAAACAAGCGAAATCGTATACATTAGTGGGCTCATTTCCCAGCACATTTTCGCATCAACGGAATATAGCTTATGATTTCGATGATATTTACAG agCTTATAAACaagatgaaaattttgttggtGTTTTAATGATGCGCACTCCAAAATTGCTTGTGCTGAATCCTGCTTTGGTgcagaaaatttttgtttcagatTTCCAGAATTTTCATGACAACGAGATTTCGCAAAAA GTCGACGAAAAGAGTGACTTTATTTTCGCTAATAATCCGTTTGTATTAACTGGCTATGAATGGAAAGAGCGCAGAGTAGAAATCATACCCGCCATGACACCAAATCGA ATAAAAGTCGTCTATCCGATTACCTTGGATGTGTGCCAACGCCTAATACGCTATATCAAAGAGCAAACCAAAATTAAGCCAACTGAAGGTGTAGATGCTACAGAG CTCTTCTTGCGCTACACATCCGAGGTGGTCAACGAATGTATCTTGGGCATTCGTGCAAATAGTTTCAGCGACGAGTTATCACCAATTTATGCCAATACGAAAAAACTGTTCAACCAAACTTACATTTTTCGTTTATACCAACTGCTTACCGGATTCTTTCCTGCGGTGCAGCATTTTTACAAAATGCGTTTCTTTACCAAAGATGTTGAAAATTTCTTCATCGATTTAACGCAAAAAACAATCGATTTGAGGCATAAGCAAAATATGGATAGAgctgattttattaattatatgttgCAATTGCAGCAGAAACGTAATCTATCGACGCCGGAGCTAACGTCGCATGTGATGACCTACATAACCGATGGCTTTTTAACGACAACTACAGCGATTACacattgtttgttgttg CTCGCCCGCTACGAAGACAAGCAGAGTCAATTACGCCAAGAGATTGCAGAGAATCTGGACGAGCATGGTAACTTGAGCTTCGAAGTGCTCTCGGACATGACATACTTAGATGCCTGCTTACAcg AGGCTTTAAGAATTTTTTCGCCGATActctttaataaaaaactgtGCACAAATTCTTGTGAGCTGGTTAATAAAAATGGCAGTATTTTGAAAGTGGAAAAGAATGACGTCATTTTGATACCCGCATATTCCTTGCATCACGATGAAAGCATCTACGAAGAACCGGAATTATTTAAACCGGAGCGGTTTCTTCCGGAAAATGGTGGCTTAAAAAGTTATCGCGATAGAGGAGTGTTTTTAGCATTCGGTGATGGACCACGTGTTTGCTTAG GCATGAGATTTGCGCTTACTCAAAGCAAAGCAGCAATTGCCGAAATCGTGAGGAATTTTGTCATCAAACCCAATCCTAAAACTCGCTCGGACAATACCTTAACTAAAGATAGCTTTTTTGGAAGCTTGGAAGGTGGAGTTTGGCTCGATTTTGAATCAATTGACTCGAAATGA
- the LOC106623608 gene encoding probable cytochrome P450 28d1 isoform X2 has protein sequence MISMIFTVFYFIRAYKQDENFVGVLMMRTPKLLVLNPALVQKIFVSDFQNFHDNEISQKVDEKSDFIFANNPFVLTGYEWKERRVEIIPAMTPNRIKVVYPITLDVCQRLIRYIKEQTKIKPTEGVDATELFLRYTSEVVNECILGIRANSFSDELSPIYANTKKLFNQTYIFRLYQLLTGFFPAVQHFYKMRFFTKDVENFFIDLTQKTIDLRHKQNMDRADFINYMLQLQQKRNLSTPELTSHVMTYITDGFLTTTTAITHCLLLLARYEDKQSQLRQEIAENLDEHGNLSFEVLSDMTYLDACLHEALRIFSPILFNKKLCTNSCELVNKNGSILKVEKNDVILIPAYSLHHDESIYEEPELFKPERFLPENGGLKSYRDRGVFLAFGDGPRVCLGMRFALTQSKAAIAEIVRNFVIKPNPKTRSDNTLTKDSFFGSLEGGVWLDFESIDSK, from the exons ATGATTTCGATGATATTTACAG ttttttatttcattagagCTTATAAACaagatgaaaattttgttggtGTTTTAATGATGCGCACTCCAAAATTGCTTGTGCTGAATCCTGCTTTGGTgcagaaaatttttgtttcagatTTCCAGAATTTTCATGACAACGAGATTTCGCAAAAA GTCGACGAAAAGAGTGACTTTATTTTCGCTAATAATCCGTTTGTATTAACTGGCTATGAATGGAAAGAGCGCAGAGTAGAAATCATACCCGCCATGACACCAAATCGA ATAAAAGTCGTCTATCCGATTACCTTGGATGTGTGCCAACGCCTAATACGCTATATCAAAGAGCAAACCAAAATTAAGCCAACTGAAGGTGTAGATGCTACAGAG CTCTTCTTGCGCTACACATCCGAGGTGGTCAACGAATGTATCTTGGGCATTCGTGCAAATAGTTTCAGCGACGAGTTATCACCAATTTATGCCAATACGAAAAAACTGTTCAACCAAACTTACATTTTTCGTTTATACCAACTGCTTACCGGATTCTTTCCTGCGGTGCAGCATTTTTACAAAATGCGTTTCTTTACCAAAGATGTTGAAAATTTCTTCATCGATTTAACGCAAAAAACAATCGATTTGAGGCATAAGCAAAATATGGATAGAgctgattttattaattatatgttgCAATTGCAGCAGAAACGTAATCTATCGACGCCGGAGCTAACGTCGCATGTGATGACCTACATAACCGATGGCTTTTTAACGACAACTACAGCGATTACacattgtttgttgttg CTCGCCCGCTACGAAGACAAGCAGAGTCAATTACGCCAAGAGATTGCAGAGAATCTGGACGAGCATGGTAACTTGAGCTTCGAAGTGCTCTCGGACATGACATACTTAGATGCCTGCTTACAcg AGGCTTTAAGAATTTTTTCGCCGATActctttaataaaaaactgtGCACAAATTCTTGTGAGCTGGTTAATAAAAATGGCAGTATTTTGAAAGTGGAAAAGAATGACGTCATTTTGATACCCGCATATTCCTTGCATCACGATGAAAGCATCTACGAAGAACCGGAATTATTTAAACCGGAGCGGTTTCTTCCGGAAAATGGTGGCTTAAAAAGTTATCGCGATAGAGGAGTGTTTTTAGCATTCGGTGATGGACCACGTGTTTGCTTAG GCATGAGATTTGCGCTTACTCAAAGCAAAGCAGCAATTGCCGAAATCGTGAGGAATTTTGTCATCAAACCCAATCCTAAAACTCGCTCGGACAATACCTTAACTAAAGATAGCTTTTTTGGAAGCTTGGAAGGTGGAGTTTGGCTCGATTTTGAATCAATTGACTCGAAATGA